The genomic stretch GGCGTCCGGCCTGTCGGCCAGCCTGTTCCAGCTGCGGGATCCCACCCGTCGTCCGGGTCGAAACTGACCGGATTGTTCGCCGATCAACGCTATCGATCCGTTGCCGGATAATCACGGCCAAACGTCAAATATGACAATTTGACCTTTTCTCCAGGGCGTGACATCAAGAGCACAGAGCGGCGGCGGCCGTTCTACCGCCTCGGATGCATCCCCCTCCCGGCGGCGAGAGAGACGATCACCTTCATAAGCCCGGCCCGTAGCGGCCGGGCCTTTTTTATCCGGCGTGGCCTGCTACAGCGGGGCATGACTCTTCGCCTCGCTACCTGGAACATCAACTCCGTCCGTCTGCGCATCGATCAGGTGGCCCGGTTCGTCGCCGAGAAGGCTCCTGACGTCCTGCTGTTGCAGGAGATCAAATGCACGACGGACCAGTTTCCGCGCGCCGCCTTCGAGGAGATGGGGATGCCTCATCTACGGGTGGCGGGCCAGAAGGGCTGGCACGGGGTGGCCATCGCCTCGCGCCTGCCGCTTGAGGACAGCGACACCTTCCAGGTCTGCAAGCTGGGCCACGCCCGTTGCGTCTCGGCGCGGGTCGCCGGGATCGACGTGCAGAATTTCTACATTCCCGCCGGCGGCGACATTCCGGATCGAGCGCTGAACCCGAAGTTCGATCACAAGATGGACTTCTATGAGCAGCTGACCGCCATCGTCGCCAAACAGGACAAGTCGCGCCCCCTGGTCATGGCCGGCGACTTCAACATCGCCCCGGGCGAGGGCGACGTGTTCAACCATCGCTACATGTCCAAGATCGTCAGCCACACCCCGATTGAGGTGGAGACCCTGAATCGGCTGCAGGAAACGGGCGGGTTCGCCGACGTGCTGCGCGACCGCTTCCCCGAACCGCAGAAACTGGCCAGCTGGTGGAGCTATCGCGCGGCGGATTTCCGCAAGTCCAACCGCGGCCTGCGTCTGGACCACATCTGGACCTCGCCGGGCCTGACGCCGGCCGTGATCAAGGACACCGCCCGGATCCACGACGACGTTCGCGAATGGGACCGCCCGTCGGACCATGCACCGGTGACGGTCGATCTGGACGTGTGAGTTAATAGACGGCGGCGGGCTTGCTGGCGGCCGGCGCTATTGATTTGCGCCGGCCGAGCGCCTTCGCCGCCCTTGCCAGCCGCCCCACAGCCTCATCCAGTTCGCTCTCCGGCAGGGTGTAAGGCAGGCGTAGGCGGCGTTCGAAGGCGCCGTCCACGCCAAAACGCGGCCCGGCGGCCAGGATCAGGCCTTGCGTGGCCGCCTGGACCGTCAGGCTCGAACTGATCGGCGCGGGAAGCTGCACCCAGAGCGTCAGACCGCCGGCGGGTCGAGGGCAGGACCAGTCCGGCAGGTGCTGCGTCAGGCGCGCCCGCAGATGGTCGCGTCGCGCGCGCAGCAGAGGCCGCCGCGCCGACAGAGCCGCGCCGCCGTCGTTCAACAGCTCCACGGCGGCCAATTGCTCCAGAATCGGCACGCCCAGATCGAAGCTGGCGCGGCTTTGGGCCAGGCGCTGGATCACGGCCCTGTCGGCGCGGATCCAGCCGATGCGCAGACCGCCCCAGACGCTCTTGGACATGGAGCCCAGCCGCACCACGCGCGGAGCGTCCACGGCGGAGGCGGTGAGCGCCGGCGGGCCGCTGAGGGTCAGTTCGACCAGGGTCTCGTCCAGCACCAGCAGGGTCTCTGACCCCTTCAACCCGGCCAGAAGCCGAGCGCGGTCCGGGGCCCGCATCATCCGACCCGTTGGATTATTGTGGTCCAGCACCAGATAGGCCATGGGCGCGCCGCTGCGTCGACAGGCCGAGACCAGGCCGTCCACGTCCCAGCCGTCCGCGCCGTCGTCGTCAGGCAAGGCGACCGGCGTCGGCCGGCCGCCCGCCGCGAGTATGGCGTCGATCGCCTGGGGGTAGGTGGGATGGTCGAACACCACCGGGACGCCGGGTCGAACAGCCAGGCGCAACAGATGAACCAGGCCGTTGTGGGCCCCGTGGGTGATCAGGATCTGGCCCGGCGACGTCGCCAACCCGCGTCGCCGGTAGCCCTGGGCCACGGCCTCGCGGAGTTCTTCGAGGCCCGCCGGCTCATAGCCATGGCCGGGCAGATTGGCGGGAAGCCGCTCCAGCGCCCGCACATAGGCGGCGTGGACATTGGGGTCGGCCGGGAGAACGGCCGCCGTCAGGTCGATCACCCCCGTCGCCGGCGATTGGGGCGGCGCCGCCAGACGGGGGCGAGGCCCGGCCGGCAGGCTGGTCCGCGCGCCTTCGCCCTGACCGCCGACCAGGAACCCGTCATCCCTCAGTCGTCCATAGGCGGACGAGACGGTCGTACGGCTCAAACCCAGGGCCTGCGCCACTTCTCGCTCGCCCGGCAGCCGAACCGCCAGCGGCAGACGGCCGTCGAGAATCAGAAGTCGTACCGCCGCCGCCAGCTGTCGATAGGTCGCGCCGGCGCCGGGCGTGCGCCAGACGCCCAGATGGCGGACAAGCGAGGGAAGACCTATCGAACGGGGAGACATGGGGCCAGAATGACAGAACTGGCTATTTTTTATAGGTCCAGTATCGCCCAAACCGTCGAAATGACTCGTCGCCTTGCCCAGCTCTTCGCCGGCCTCGCCCTCTATGGCTTGGCGATTGCCCTGATTGTTCGCGCCGATCTGGGGCTCGATCCCTGGGATGTTCTGCACCAGGGGGTGTTCGAGCGGTTTGCCGGCCCGGCCGGGATCAGCTTCGGCCTGGTGGTCAATCTGATCGGTATGGCCGTTCTGCTGCTGTGGATTCCCCTGCGCCAGCGGCCTGGAATAGGGACTGTGGCCAATGTTCTGGTGATCGGCACAGTCGCGAATTTCGGCCTGGACTGGATCCCGTCTGACCTGGGCCTACCGCTCCGGGCGGGCTTGCTGGGCGCGGGCGTCGTGCTGAACGGCGTCGCCAGCGGGGCCTATATCGGCGCGGGTCTTGGTCCGGGGCCGCGCGACGGCCTGATGACCGGCATCGTCGCGCGCACGGGCTGGCCGGTGAAATGGGTCCGGACCGCCATCGAGCTGAGCGTCATCGCCCTGGGCTGGCTATTGGGCGGCTCTGTCGGCGTCGGCACGGTGATCTACGCCGTGACCATCGGCCCCCTGGTCCATCTTTTCTTGCCGATGTTCACGATCCGTTCGGCCGTCCGACGCGACCCAAGCTCAGCAGGCTAAGGCGCGGATATGGCCGCCTTCGGCATAAGCGAGCAGCGGGCGATCTCGTGTCACGAGGGTCCAGCCGCGCAGACGGGCCGTCGCCGCCAGAATTCGATCCGCCGGGTCCCTCAACCCCTTGGACTGCGGCAGATAGGACGCCGCCACGAGAATGTCCGGACTGAGCGGCGCCTCCGTCAATCCGGCCGCAAGAAGCGTCTCGAACCAAATCAACGGATCGACGGACAAGGCATATCTGCCCCTGGCGACCAGTTGTGCGACTTCCCAGGCGGTGATCGGAGAAAGATGGATGGGCACGCCTTGCGCATCGGCCTGAATCAAGGCCTCGGCAGCCTGATCTCGCAATTCCATATCGGAAGTCGAGGTCCAGAGCGCCGCACAGGTGTCCAGCAAAAGCGGAGCCTTCAGTCGCACTCGGCGGCCCAGACATCACCCGTTGGCTGCGTCACGTCCACACCGGGAGGAATGGTGACGGTTCCGGCCAAACGGTGACGAATCCGCTCCAGAATATTCGGCCTCGCCGACGAAGGGTTCTGTCGATCCTCCGGACGAATACGACGGAACACCAGCTTTTCCCGGCCGATATCCACCCGCTCGGTCTGGAACCCGGCTTCGAGCCAGGCCCTCGTCATGACGTTGTTGGATGGATTGTTGCTCCACCACGCCGGATATTGCTTTGAAGCCGGCAGGGCCGCGCCGAGAACTCGTTCGATCTCGGAAAAGGTCATCGGCACTTCAGCGGTCGGCCGATCCGCCAGGTAACGCGTCAGGGGTTCATATTTTCCCACGTCCACCTCCGCGCCCGATCACGAAGACACACTACTAAGTGTGTTGCATTCCGTCAAGTCAAGGTTGCAGTCGATACCCGCCGGCGTCGGTCAGCAGCAGGCGGGCCTGACCCGGCTCGGGCTCGATCTTCTGGCGCAGACGATAGATGTGGGTTTCCAGCGTGTGGGTGGTGACGCCGGCGTTGTAGCCCCAGACCTCGGTCAGCAGTTCCTCGCGCGACACCGGCTTGGCCCCGGCGCGGTAGAGGTATTTCAGGATGTTAGTTTCTTTTTCCGTCAGCCGGACCTTCTTGCCCTTGGCGTCCATCAGAACCTTGGCGGCCGGGCGGAACTCGTAGGGGCCGATGGAGAAGACCGCGTCTTCCGACTGTTCGTGGCTGCGCAGATGGGCGCGGATGCGGGCCAGCAGGACGGCGAACCGGAAAGGCTTGGTGACGTAATCGTTGGCGCCGGCGTCTAGGCCCAGGATGGCGTCGGCGTCGGCGGACTGGGCCGTCAGCATGATGACCGGGGTCGAGACCCCGTCCTTGCGCAACAGGCGGCAGGCCTCGCGGCCGTCCATATCCGGCAGGTCGACGTCCAGCAGGATCAGGTCGGCGCGGATCTCGCGCCCCATGCGGACGCCGTCGGTGGCGGTGGAGGCCTGCTGGGTCTTGAACTCTTCGTGGAGGTTCAACTGCTCGGCCAGGGCCTCGCGCAGGTCGTCGTCGTCGTCGATGATCAGAATGGTCTTGGGCGTGGGCATGTGCAGACAATGGCGAGGCTTGGGCCCCGCGCCAAGGCTTGGGGGTGCGAATTCACGTAAGGTTACGGCCTAGAGGCGGTTTAAGGACGATTTCGTTCCCCGAACAACGCCGTTCCCACCCGAACATGGGTGGCGCCGCAGCGGATGGCGGTCTCGTAGTCGCCGCTCATACCCATCGACAGGACCGAAAGTCCGTTG from Brevundimonas sp. SL130 encodes the following:
- a CDS encoding YczE/YyaS/YitT family protein, translated to MTRRLAQLFAGLALYGLAIALIVRADLGLDPWDVLHQGVFERFAGPAGISFGLVVNLIGMAVLLLWIPLRQRPGIGTVANVLVIGTVANFGLDWIPSDLGLPLRAGLLGAGVVLNGVASGAYIGAGLGPGPRDGLMTGIVARTGWPVKWVRTAIELSVIALGWLLGGSVGVGTVIYAVTIGPLVHLFLPMFTIRSAVRRDPSSAG
- a CDS encoding type II toxin-antitoxin system VapC family toxin — its product is MRLKAPLLLDTCAALWTSTSDMELRDQAAEALIQADAQGVPIHLSPITAWEVAQLVARGRYALSVDPLIWFETLLAAGLTEAPLSPDILVAASYLPQSKGLRDPADRILAATARLRGWTLVTRDRPLLAYAEGGHIRALAC
- a CDS encoding PLP-dependent aminotransferase family protein — its product is MSPRSIGLPSLVRHLGVWRTPGAGATYRQLAAAVRLLILDGRLPLAVRLPGEREVAQALGLSRTTVSSAYGRLRDDGFLVGGQGEGARTSLPAGPRPRLAAPPQSPATGVIDLTAAVLPADPNVHAAYVRALERLPANLPGHGYEPAGLEELREAVAQGYRRRGLATSPGQILITHGAHNGLVHLLRLAVRPGVPVVFDHPTYPQAIDAILAAGGRPTPVALPDDDGADGWDVDGLVSACRRSGAPMAYLVLDHNNPTGRMMRAPDRARLLAGLKGSETLLVLDETLVELTLSGPPALTASAVDAPRVVRLGSMSKSVWGGLRIGWIRADRAVIQRLAQSRASFDLGVPILEQLAAVELLNDGGAALSARRPLLRARRDHLRARLTQHLPDWSCPRPAGGLTLWVQLPAPISSSLTVQAATQGLILAAGPRFGVDGAFERRLRLPYTLPESELDEAVGRLARAAKALGRRKSIAPAASKPAAVY
- a CDS encoding exodeoxyribonuclease III, whose translation is MTLRLATWNINSVRLRIDQVARFVAEKAPDVLLLQEIKCTTDQFPRAAFEEMGMPHLRVAGQKGWHGVAIASRLPLEDSDTFQVCKLGHARCVSARVAGIDVQNFYIPAGGDIPDRALNPKFDHKMDFYEQLTAIVAKQDKSRPLVMAGDFNIAPGEGDVFNHRYMSKIVSHTPIEVETLNRLQETGGFADVLRDRFPEPQKLASWWSYRAADFRKSNRGLRLDHIWTSPGLTPAVIKDTARIHDDVREWDRPSDHAPVTVDLDV
- a CDS encoding DUF7662 domain-containing protein — encoded protein: MGKYEPLTRYLADRPTAEVPMTFSEIERVLGAALPASKQYPAWWSNNPSNNVMTRAWLEAGFQTERVDIGREKLVFRRIRPEDRQNPSSARPNILERIRHRLAGTVTIPPGVDVTQPTGDVWAAECD
- a CDS encoding response regulator transcription factor translates to MPTPKTILIIDDDDDLREALAEQLNLHEEFKTQQASTATDGVRMGREIRADLILLDVDLPDMDGREACRLLRKDGVSTPVIMLTAQSADADAILGLDAGANDYVTKPFRFAVLLARIRAHLRSHEQSEDAVFSIGPYEFRPAAKVLMDAKGKKVRLTEKETNILKYLYRAGAKPVSREELLTEVWGYNAGVTTHTLETHIYRLRQKIEPEPGQARLLLTDAGGYRLQP